The DNA window AAATCAACGCCCGTCTGCAGCCGACCTTCGACCGGCTGGGCATCCGGACCGACGTGCTCAACGATGTCGCCGGCGTGCACGCCCGTCGCCTGTGGGACGACGAGACCCAGGCCTCCGATGCCGCGACGATGGCCGCCCGCAAGGCGCTGGCCGATGCCGGCATCGGCGCCGAGCGCGTGGGCCTGCTGATCAACACCTCGGTCAGCCGCGACTTCCTGGAGCCGTCCACCGCCTCGATCGTCTCGGGCAACCTGGGCGTGGGCGACCACTGCATGGCCTTCGACGTGGCCAATGCTTGCCTGGCCTTCATCAATGGCATGGACATCGCCGCGCGCATGATCGAGCGCGGCGAGATCGAATACGCGCTGGTCGTCGATGGCGAGACCGCCAACCTGGTTTACGAAAAGACCCTGGAGCGCATGACCGCCCCGGGCGTGACCGAGGCGCAGTTCCGTGACGAACTGGCCGCCCTGACCCTGGGCTGCGGCTCGGTGGCCATGGTGATGGCGCGCCGCGAGCTGGTGCCCGACGCACCGGTCTACAAGGGCGGCGTGACCCGCTCGGCGACCGAGTGGAACAAGCTGTGCCGCGGCAACCTGGACCGCATGGTCACCGACACCAAGATGCTGCTGATCGAGGGCATGAAGCTGGCCCAGAAGACCTTCGTGGCCGCGCGCCAGGCGCTGGGCTGGGCGGTGGACGAGATCGACCAGTTCATCATCCACCAGGTCAGCCAGCCGCACACCGCCGCCTTCATCAAGGCCTTCGGCATCGACCCGAAGAAGGTCATGACCATCTTCGGCGAGCACGGCAACATCGGCCCGGCCTCGGTGCCGATCGTGCTGAGCAAGCTCAAGGAACTGGGCCGCCTGAAGAAGGGCGACCGCATCGCCCTGCTGGGCATCGGCTCGGGCCTGAACTGCACGATGGCCGAAGTGGTGTGGTGAGTTGATCTTGCCAACGGGTGGGGCAAGAGTTTTCCTTGCCCGGCCGGTGGTTCGTCTTAAGTAAGAATTTGGGGTATAAATTTCCTTATATGGAGTCCGACCTCCTGTAAGGAAACCCGCATGACGCGGCAAACGACCGGACATTACGTCTCAGGCTCTCTTGCAGGGAGCCGTTACCAGGCCTTCATCCCCGATCCGCTGCCGCCGGACCCGCCGCTGGATTTTTCACGGGTGGAACTGGTGTCCCGCAAGGAGCGGGCCGACCAGGCTTTGGGGCGCTTGGATGGCATCACCCTGATGCTGCCCGATCCCGAGCTGTTCCTTTATCAGTACGTCCGTAAAGAAGCACTGCTGTCTTCGCAGATCGAGGGCACACAGTCCTCGCTGTCGGACCTGCTGCTTTTCGAAGTGGACGCCGCGCCAGGTGTGCCGATCGACGATGTGGAAGAGGTGTCCAACTATGTCGCTGCGCTCAATCACGGCTTGCGCCGAATGCGCGATGACGACTTCCCACTGTCGCTGCGGCTGATCCGGGAGATGCACGCGCTGCTGTTGAAGGGCGGGCGCGGTGCAAGCAAACAGCCTGGCGAGTTCCGCACAGGCCAAGTCTGGGTGGGCGGAGCGTCACCAGCGTTGGCGCATTTCGTGCCACCGCCGCCGGATGTGTTGCCGGACGCGTTGTCCAGGCTCGAGCAATTCCTGCATGCGCCTATCGGACAGGTGCCGCCGCTGGTCAAAGCGGCGCTGGCGCATGTGCAATTCGAGACCATCCATCCCTTCAGTGACGGTAACGGACGGCTCGGACGGCTGTTGATCACCCTGATCCTGTGCAGCGAGGGTGTATTGCGCGAGCCGAGCCTGTACCTCAGTTTGTACTTCAAGCGTCGCCGTTCGGATTACTACGACCGCCTCAATGCCGTCCGCGTTGCGGGTGACTGGGAGGGCTGGTTGGGCTTCTTTCTCGATGGCGTGGCGGAAACCGCGCAGCAGGCCGTGGAAACCGCGCAAAGGTTGCTGGCTCTGCTCGCGCGCGATCGTGCGCGCATTGCCGCGCTTGGGCAGCGTGCCGGCAACGTCGGCCTCGTGTTCGAACAATTCGCCCGTCGCGTTGTCCTGACGGTTCCGCAGGTCGCCCCGCAACTTGCGCTGAGCGGCCCGACGATCCGCGCGGCCGTACGCACGCTACAAGAACTGGAAATCGTTAACGAACTGACCGGCCAACAGCGCCATCGCGTGTTCGCTTATCAGCACTATCTCGACATCCTCAGCGAAGGAGCGCAGCCGCTATGAGGACAGCAGCCGGATGGCCACTAAGCCTTAGCGAGATCAGGGGCTGTGCGAGCCTTTGCCAAGGTTGGTCAGGGCTGGCCGCAAGGCGCCCAAGCTGTCCACGGACGCGGGGCGGGTCGCGTTCCTGTTCGAGCGTTACCAAGCGCTGACCTGTTGCCGGTAGGCAGCAGGCCCGCCAAACGCAGGAAGAGCGTTCCGTATCGAGCCGGAGTGGCGCACAGCGTGAGCCGTGGGGCACATGGCAAGTGGTCTTTCTGGGGACGGCTCAATCGCCGCTCAGTTCGCCCCGCAGCACTTCTTGTATTTCCTCCCGCTGCCGCAGGAGCACAGGTCGTTGCGGCCGGGGGCGGCGTCGCGGCGGACCGGCTCGCGCGGGGTCTGGGCGTCCACGCGGTGGTGGTTGAGGTCGGCCAGCATGGACGGGATGCCGGAGATGATTTCCAGGCGCTCGCGGTAGCTGACCGGCGTGCCCTCGGCGGTCGGGTCGTCGGGGTTGATCGTCTCGCCACTGGCCAGGCGGTCGAGGTAGTCGAACAGCTCCTCGATCCAGTCGTTGTCATCCAGCCATTGATCCCACTCGGCCTCGCGCAGCCCCACGGCAGTGAAGAAGCCCAGCGCCCAGTCGCCGCCGACATCGAGTTCGTCCTCGCGCAGCGCGTCCTCGCCGGTCAGTTCCGGGTCTTCGGGCAGCCACATCAGGGGCGCCAGGTGGTCGGGCAGGCTGTCGCCATCGTGGCGGACGCGGGCCGTGCACATGTTCCAGTGGCCCAGCAGCAACTGCTGCACCTGCGCGGCTTCCTCGGGGCTGTCCCAGCGCGGCGCCTTGCCACCCCAGACCACCGGCTCCCATTCGCTGGGCGGGACCTGCGAGGGCGATACCGCGAGCGCCGACAGGAACCCGTCCAGCGCCTCCAGGTTGAAGCCCTTGAACGGCACCGCGCGTCGATCCAGCAGGTCGGACAGGCGCTCGATCTGCTGATCGTCGAGATGGGAGGGAGGCGTGGGCGAGGCAGACATGGCATTCGGCAGCGGGGAGTTGTCTACATGGTAGTCCCTGCGATGCGGTCGCACCCTGCCGGTGCGTCAACGATCCAGGAGCGGGGGCGTCCCGCCCGGCCGCGCAAACCAGTGCCCTACAATGCGCGCCCGTCCGCCATTCCCTGACGTCGCCCGATGCAGCTGCCCGGTTATCCCTTCACCCCCAAGCGCTTCGAGGTGCGGCCGGGCGTGTCCATGTCCTACCTGGACGAAGGTCCGCGCGATGGCGAGGTCGTGGTGATGCTGCACGGCAATCCGTCCTGGAGCTATTACTGGCGCAAGCTGGTCAGCGGGCTGTCGGATCGCTACCGCTGCATCGTGCCCGACCACGTGGGCATGGGGTTTTCCGACAAGCCGGACGATGGCGGCGGGCTCTCGCATCCGCATGGCAGGGGCGCGCCGGCCTACGACTACACCCTGCAATCGCGCGTGGATGACCTGCAGGCGCTGCTGCGCCACGCCGGCATCGACGATGCCACGCCGGTGACGCTGGCGGTGCACGACTGGGGCGGGATGATCGGTTTCGGCTGGGCGCTGACCCACGCCGCCCAGGTCAAGCGCCTGGTGATCACCAACACCGCAGCCTTTCCGCTGCCGGCGGCCAAGGCGATGCCGTGGCAGATCGCGCTGGGCCGCGATTCGCGGTTCGGCAGCTTCATCATTCGCGCCTTCAACGCCTTCTCCGGCGGTGCCTCGTACCTGGGGATCGAGCACAAGCTACCGGCCGACGTGCGCCACGCCTATGTGGCGCCGTACGACAGCTGGGCCAACCGGATCTCCACGGTGCGCTTCATGCAGGACATTCCGCTCTCGGCGGCCGACCGCGCCTGGCCGCTGCTGGAGGCCGCCGGCAAGGCCCTGCCGTCCTTCGCCGACCGCCCGGCCTTCATTGGCTGGGGGCTGAAGGACTTCGTGTTCGACCGGCATTTCCTGGCGGGCTTCCGCCAGGCCCTGCCGCAGGCGCAGGTCACCGCGTTCGACGATGCCGGGCACTACGTGCTGGAGGACAAGGCCGCCGAACTGGTGCCGGCGATCCGCGCGTTCCTGGACGCCCACCCGCTGTAGGACGCGTCGCGCGGAGCTTGGCTCCGCTGCTTTTGGGGCGGTCGCGCAGCGGAGCGAGCTCCGCGCTACAAGTTCTTCGGTATCCGTCCAGCGGAGCAAGCTCCGCGCGACGTGTGCGTTGCGCGATGGGGACAAGTGGCCCTGCACGGGGAATTCCCGTGGCCCCTGCAGCAGGACATCGGCTCCCTCAGGCCACGCGCAGCGGGCGCGGGCGCTCTGGATCGTGGTCGTGGTCGTGGTCGATGCCCGGGTCATCGTTGGCCGGGCCGTCGTCGCGGTTGGGCACGGGCACCGCCGGCCAGTCCGCGGGGGATAGGGCCGCCATCCCGTGGGCGATGCGCGCCTTGTCGCATTGCGGGCTGGCCACGCCGTATTCCCAGGAGGCATCCACTTCGCGGCACACGCTGGGGCGGTTGGCGTGGATGGAGCAACGCGAATAGGTCCCGATCTGCGCATCCAGGGCCACGCAACGGATCGGCGCGGCGTAGGTCCCGCGCATGCACAGGCGATGCGCATCCAGCGGCTCGGACATCGCCGCCGGGACCCCGCCGGGGGTGACGCTGTCCGACTCGAGCCAGTGGAAGGCGACGCGGTACTGGGTGCAGCAGGCGCCGCAGGTCAGGCAGGGATGCATGGCGATGTCCACCGGGCGGAGCGCGGCGCTTAGGGTGAGCGGGAATGCCGCGGATTCTGCCCGAATCCGGCGGCCGCGCAATGGGGCCTCCATCCCGGCGCCATCCAGCGGCGATAATGGCCCGATGACTGGCCCCTGCAACATTGCCGCCCGCCTGCCGGAGCTGGCCCGCGAACGTCCCGACCAGGTCGCCCTGCGCTGTCCTGGCCGGCACGGCGACTACGCCATCGCGCTGACCTATGCGCAGCTGGATGCGCGCAGCGACGCCATTGCCGCCGGCCTGGCCATGCACGGCATCGGCCGTGGCACGCGCACGGTGGTGATGGTGCGGCCCTCGCCCGAGTTCTTCCTGCTGATGTTCGCCCTGTTCAAGGCCGGCGCAGTGCCGGTGCTGGTCGACCCGGGCATCGACCGGCGCGCGCTGAAGCAATGCCTGGACGAAGCGCAGCCGGAAGCGTTCATCGGCATCCCGCTGGCGCAGGTGGCGCGGCTGGCGCTGGGCTGGGCGCGCAGTGCGAAGAAGCTCGTCACCGCCGGCCCCAGGTTGGGCTGGGGCGGGGTGACCCTGGCCCGGGTCGAGCGTGACGGCGCCGGTGCGGGCCCGCAGCTAGCGGCCACCGACGGCGAGGACGTGGCCGGCATCCTGTTCACCAGCGGCTCGACCGGCGTGCCCAAGGGCGTGGTCTACCGGCATCGTCATTTCGTCGGCCAGGTCGACCTGCTGCGCAATGCCTTCGGCATGACGCCGGGGGGAGTGGACCTGCCGACCTTTCCACCGTTCGCCCTGTTCGATCCCGCGCTGGGGCTGACCAGTGTGATCCCGGACATGGATCCCACCCGGCCGGCCAAGGCCGACCCGGTCAAGCTGCATGCGGCCATCGCGCGCTTCGGGGTGACCCAGCTGTTCGGCTCGCCGGCACTGATGCGGGTGCTGGCCAAGCACGGCAAGCCGCTGCCCACGGTCAAGCGGGTGACCTCGGCCGGTGCGCCGGTGCCGCCGCAGATCGTGGAGCAGATCCGCGCGCTGCTGCCGGCCGATGCCCAGTTCTGGACCCCGTATGGCGCCACCGAATGCCTGCCGGTCGCGGTGATCGAGGGCCGTGAGCTGGTCGCCACCCGCGCGGCGACCGAGGCCGGCGCCGGCACTTGTGTCGGCCGTGCGGTGGCGCCCAACGTGGTGCGCATCATCGCCATCGACGATGCGCCGATCCCCGAATGGTCCGGCGTGCAAGAGGTCGCCGCAGGCAGCGTGGGCGAAATCACCGTGGCCGGGCCGACCGCCACCGACAGTTACTTCAACCGCGAGGCCGCCACGCGGGCCGCCAAGATCTGCGAGACGCTGCCCGACGGCAGCACGCGCGTGGTGCACCGCATGGGCGACGTGGGCTATTTCGACGCCGAGGGCCGGCTGTGGTTCTGCGGACGCAAGACCCAGCGGGTGGAAACGGTGCACGGGCCGATGTACACCGAGCAGGTCGAGCCGATCTTCAATGTGCTCAAGCACGTCGCACGCAGCGCGCTGGTGGGTGTCGGTGCGCCAGGACGCCAGGTCCCCGTGCTGTGTTACGAGCTTGGTGCCGAGACCTGGCAGCATGAGGAAATCGACGGCCCGCCGGTGGTCAGTCGCGAACAGCTGCGCGCGGCCGCCACCGCGCACGCACACACCGCGTCGATCGAGCATTTCCTGCCGCATCCGGGGTTTCCCGTCGATATCCGCCACAACGCCAAGATCGGCCGCGAGCAGCTGGCCCGCTGGGCCGCCGAACAGGGAGTCCCCACCGCATGAAGCTATTGGTCACCGGAGGCGGGGGATTCCTCGGCCAAGCGTTGTGTCGCGGGTTGGTCGAACGCGGGCATGAGGTCATCAGTTTTCAGCGAGGGGATTACCCGGCGCTGGCGGCGATGGGTGTGGGCCAGATCCGCGGCGACCTGGCCGACCTCCATGCCATCACCCATGCCGTGGCTGGCGTCGATGCGGTCTTCCACAACGCGGCCAAGGCCGGGGCGTGGGGCAGCTATGCCAGCTATCACCGCGCCAATGTCGTGGGCACCGACAACGTCATCGCCGCCTGTCGGGCCAATGGCGTGAGCAGGCTGGTCTATACCTCGACCCCCAGCGTGACCCATCGGGCCACCCATCCGGTGGAGGGCCTGGGCGCCGACGCGGTGCCTTACGGAGAGGATTTCCAGGCGCCCTATGCGGCGACCAAGGCGATCGCCGAGCAGCAGGTGCTGGCGGCTAACGATGCGGACCTGGCGACCATCGCCCTGCGCCCACGTCTGATCTGGGGGCCGGGCGATCACCAGATCCTGCCGCGGCTAGTCGCGCGCGCGCGCAGCGGGCGGTTGCGGATCGTCGGCGATGGCATGAACAAGGTCGACACCACCTATATCGACAACGCCGCGCAGGCGCATTTCGATGCCTTCGACCACCTGGCCCCGGGCGCGGTCTGCGCCGGTAAGGCCTATTTCATCTCCAACGGCGAGCCCTGGCCGATGCGCGAGGTGTTGAACGCGCTTCTGGCCGCCACCGGCACGCCGCCGGTGGACAAGACGCTGTCCTTCAAGACCGCCTACCGCGTCGGCGCGGCTTGCGAGACGCTGTGGAAGCTGCTGCCGCTCAAGGGCGAGCCGCCGCTGACGCGCTTTTTGGCCGAACAGCTGTGCACTCCGCACTGGTACAGCATGGAGCCGGCGCGACGCGACTTCGGCTATGTGCCGCGCGTATCGATGCGCGAAGGCATGGCGCGCCTGAAAGCCGCGTGGAGGGAAGGCGGCTGATTCCTCACGCCGCGCGCATGCCGGTGGCGGGATGGTAGGGCCGCGCCGATCCGGCGCGACAGGAGCCACGCCATGCTGCATTACGCCATCGTCTTCTTCGTCATCGCGCTGATCGCCGCGTTCCTGGGCTTCAGTGGCATTGCCGGTGCGGCGTCCAGCGTCGCGTGGATCTGCTTTGTGGTGTTCCTGATCCTGGCGGTGGTGTCGCTGTTCCGCAAAGGCAAGGTATGAGGCGTGGCCAAGGCGCTCACAGCGCGCAAGTGAAGTAACCCACGCGCTTGCCGTTGGGCAGGTCGGCCTGGCCGATTTGTTCGAACCCCAGGCGTCGGTGGAACGCCACCGAGCCGGGGTTGGGCGGTGAGAGATTGATCTCACATGCGAGACGCACCTGCCCGTTCGCACGTGCCTCACGCTTGAGCATCTCGTAGAGTGCGCCGGCCAAGCCGCGTCCTTGCGCATGCTCGGCCACGACCACGCGGTCGATGTAGACGAACCGCTCGAAGCGGGCGGAGAGCCAGGCGAAGTTGGGGTTGTCGTATGCCGCATCCTGATCCAGCGCGATCAGCAGCGCCTCGGCATCGCCGCTGGTCCGCGCGAAGCAGGCCTTCTCGATCAAAGAGGAAAATGACGCCGGTTCCAGCCAGGACAGCGCCGCGGCGTGTTGGTTGTTCAACGCCAGCAGCGCGGGCAGATCGTCCGAGTTGACTTGGCGTAGCTGCGCCGCCGACATCATGCGTTCAGTGCCACGCTGCTGTGCAGAACGGCGTCGTCTGCGTGGCGCTCCAGCGCCAGCTCGATCAGGCGCGTGACCAACTGCGGATAGGTCATGCCGCTGGCCTGCCATAGCTT is part of the Pseudoxanthomonas sp. JBR18 genome and encodes:
- a CDS encoding 3-oxoacyl-ACP synthase III; the encoded protein is MLFENVSIAGLAHVDAPHTLTSKEINARLQPTFDRLGIRTDVLNDVAGVHARRLWDDETQASDAATMAARKALADAGIGAERVGLLINTSVSRDFLEPSTASIVSGNLGVGDHCMAFDVANACLAFINGMDIAARMIERGEIEYALVVDGETANLVYEKTLERMTAPGVTEAQFRDELAALTLGCGSVAMVMARRELVPDAPVYKGGVTRSATEWNKLCRGNLDRMVTDTKMLLIEGMKLAQKTFVAARQALGWAVDEIDQFIIHQVSQPHTAAFIKAFGIDPKKVMTIFGEHGNIGPASVPIVLSKLKELGRLKKGDRIALLGIGSGLNCTMAEVVW
- a CDS encoding Fic family protein; the encoded protein is MTRQTTGHYVSGSLAGSRYQAFIPDPLPPDPPLDFSRVELVSRKERADQALGRLDGITLMLPDPELFLYQYVRKEALLSSQIEGTQSSLSDLLLFEVDAAPGVPIDDVEEVSNYVAALNHGLRRMRDDDFPLSLRLIREMHALLLKGGRGASKQPGEFRTGQVWVGGASPALAHFVPPPPDVLPDALSRLEQFLHAPIGQVPPLVKAALAHVQFETIHPFSDGNGRLGRLLITLILCSEGVLREPSLYLSLYFKRRRSDYYDRLNAVRVAGDWEGWLGFFLDGVAETAQQAVETAQRLLALLARDRARIAALGQRAGNVGLVFEQFARRVVLTVPQVAPQLALSGPTIRAAVRTLQELEIVNELTGQQRHRVFAYQHYLDILSEGAQPL
- a CDS encoding UPF0149 family protein, giving the protein MSASPTPPSHLDDQQIERLSDLLDRRAVPFKGFNLEALDGFLSALAVSPSQVPPSEWEPVVWGGKAPRWDSPEEAAQVQQLLLGHWNMCTARVRHDGDSLPDHLAPLMWLPEDPELTGEDALREDELDVGGDWALGFFTAVGLREAEWDQWLDDNDWIEELFDYLDRLASGETINPDDPTAEGTPVSYRERLEIISGIPSMLADLNHHRVDAQTPREPVRRDAAPGRNDLCSCGSGRKYKKCCGAN
- a CDS encoding alpha/beta fold hydrolase; this translates as MQLPGYPFTPKRFEVRPGVSMSYLDEGPRDGEVVVMLHGNPSWSYYWRKLVSGLSDRYRCIVPDHVGMGFSDKPDDGGGLSHPHGRGAPAYDYTLQSRVDDLQALLRHAGIDDATPVTLAVHDWGGMIGFGWALTHAAQVKRLVITNTAAFPLPAAKAMPWQIALGRDSRFGSFIIRAFNAFSGGASYLGIEHKLPADVRHAYVAPYDSWANRISTVRFMQDIPLSAADRAWPLLEAAGKALPSFADRPAFIGWGLKDFVFDRHFLAGFRQALPQAQVTAFDDAGHYVLEDKAAELVPAIRAFLDAHPL
- a CDS encoding YkgJ family cysteine cluster protein, with translation MHPCLTCGACCTQYRVAFHWLESDSVTPGGVPAAMSEPLDAHRLCMRGTYAAPIRCVALDAQIGTYSRCSIHANRPSVCREVDASWEYGVASPQCDKARIAHGMAALSPADWPAVPVPNRDDGPANDDPGIDHDHDHDPERPRPLRVA
- the oleC gene encoding olefin beta-lactone synthetase — encoded protein: MTGPCNIAARLPELARERPDQVALRCPGRHGDYAIALTYAQLDARSDAIAAGLAMHGIGRGTRTVVMVRPSPEFFLLMFALFKAGAVPVLVDPGIDRRALKQCLDEAQPEAFIGIPLAQVARLALGWARSAKKLVTAGPRLGWGGVTLARVERDGAGAGPQLAATDGEDVAGILFTSGSTGVPKGVVYRHRHFVGQVDLLRNAFGMTPGGVDLPTFPPFALFDPALGLTSVIPDMDPTRPAKADPVKLHAAIARFGVTQLFGSPALMRVLAKHGKPLPTVKRVTSAGAPVPPQIVEQIRALLPADAQFWTPYGATECLPVAVIEGRELVATRAATEAGAGTCVGRAVAPNVVRIIAIDDAPIPEWSGVQEVAAGSVGEITVAGPTATDSYFNREAATRAAKICETLPDGSTRVVHRMGDVGYFDAEGRLWFCGRKTQRVETVHGPMYTEQVEPIFNVLKHVARSALVGVGAPGRQVPVLCYELGAETWQHEEIDGPPVVSREQLRAAATAHAHTASIEHFLPHPGFPVDIRHNAKIGREQLARWAAEQGVPTA
- the oleD gene encoding 2-alkyl-3-oxoalkanoate reductase, producing the protein MKLLVTGGGGFLGQALCRGLVERGHEVISFQRGDYPALAAMGVGQIRGDLADLHAITHAVAGVDAVFHNAAKAGAWGSYASYHRANVVGTDNVIAACRANGVSRLVYTSTPSVTHRATHPVEGLGADAVPYGEDFQAPYAATKAIAEQQVLAANDADLATIALRPRLIWGPGDHQILPRLVARARSGRLRIVGDGMNKVDTTYIDNAAQAHFDAFDHLAPGAVCAGKAYFISNGEPWPMREVLNALLAATGTPPVDKTLSFKTAYRVGAACETLWKLLPLKGEPPLTRFLAEQLCTPHWYSMEPARRDFGYVPRVSMREGMARLKAAWREGG
- a CDS encoding DUF1328 domain-containing protein, which gives rise to MLHYAIVFFVIALIAAFLGFSGIAGAASSVAWICFVVFLILAVVSLFRKGKV
- a CDS encoding GNAT family N-acetyltransferase, coding for MSAAQLRQVNSDDLPALLALNNQHAAALSWLEPASFSSLIEKACFARTSGDAEALLIALDQDAAYDNPNFAWLSARFERFVYIDRVVVAEHAQGRGLAGALYEMLKREARANGQVRLACEINLSPPNPGSVAFHRRLGFEQIGQADLPNGKRVGYFTCAL